The DNA sequence acactcctcccaaaactgctgcaacaTGGGTCTCTATTTCCATGGGATGCAGTcttccaaggacaggctgctccagcctggatgcAGGGACTCCCTCTCTCCACAGGTTCACatcctcctccaggcatccacctgctctggcatGGGCACCTCCCCCCTGgtctgtgggtggatctctgcatcccctgtggatccccatgggctgcaggggcacagctgcttcaccatggtccTCACCatggcctgcagaggaatctctgctctggcacctggagcacctcctgccctccttctccactgaccttggtgtctccatgttgtttccctcacatattctcacctcctcctcttttctAAGTAGAAGCAAAACACAttagtttgttttgattttcttcttaaatatgtcgTCACAGCGGCATTGCCAGCCTCCCTCAGTGGCCCAGTTTTGGCCAGCAGCGTGTCCATCTTTGGAGCCATCAGCCTTTGGCTCTGTTGGGCACGGTGGGAAGCTTCAGCAGCTTCTTTGTGGCCCCCTGCTACCTAAAACCAGGCTACCTGATACTGTCGATGCAGTGATCAGTGCAGCAGGTATGAAACAAAGCTGTATAAACCCAGGTTGTTAAATAAGAGCTGGCTCTTACCTGATCTCTGCCTGATTCTTCTTACCCCGTGTAAAAGTGCTGTGGGCTTTGGCTTGGCTTTCACAGCTCACAGGGCCATGGCTGGTTGCATCAGTCTTAGCAGCTGAACTGGGGAGGCTTATTCTAAATTAAATTTGATGATGATTTTTGAGACTAGAGAGTgatgtgcttttctttcctcttttgtcCTTACTCTGTGCAGGGATAAGTATTCTCAGAAACAGTAACAAAACCAGTTGCTGTTTCCGCAGGTTCCATCTGGTAGTGGAAGGGCATTTCTAAGTGAAGTTTTCATGTGAGTCATTGCATGTTTCATGTGAGAGTCATGTTTGCCCTTTGGAAAACAGAGGAGTAGCTGGGTCCAGATGAAATTCTTTTGCAACACTATTTCTTGGAAACTTTCTAAGACACTCTTTAATGTTTTCTCTGCTTAAATCACCTGAGTAGTAAAAGCTTGTGACTCCTTACTTTGTGTCCATTTTTGCATGTGGCAAATTAAATAGGAGAATATGTTATGTTTCCTGGCTGGGGGTAGAGCAGTATGCTGTGTTTTATTAAAAGTAATGTGTAAAAGTGTTTATGTCAAGTATGACTGATATTTTCATCCATTCCTGTTTGTATTTGAGGGAGATAAAATAGGCTGTGTTTTACTCTGAGAACTTGGTATACACAGAAGCCTTGGTGCTGAGgatctgattttcttttaaatctgaCCTCTCAGATTTGCACAACTCTGTTCTCTATGACATTATTCTAaacaaaagaacacaaaaaCTGATGCCTCTTCAGTGTACTTAAGCAGGGTGTGATTTTGCCTGTGATCCTAATTATGAGAGACTTGGTTCTGAAACAGTTAAAGTTCTTCAAGAAGCTTCTTCTAATTCAACTTAAAcaattcagattattttttatgcatatatttttagaagttttctCAAAGAACATGTGAGCAGAGCTCTTGATTATGTTCTTGTAGGGAGATTAATGTGGGTTTTACTTTAGTGTGAACTTTGTGTTAGTGCAGTAAAATCTGGGTAATGTGAACTATTTCTGTTGCAGGTCGGGAGTTCCTTATCCCTTCACTGGCACACAGGTTCATAGCAGAGatggtggatttttttattctgttctttATAAAGGCAACCATCATTTTAAGTATTATGCACCTCAGTGGAATAAAGTAAGTTGAACAATTTAAAGCTTTGTTACATACAGCTTTAAGCTTTTCATACTCTTTgaggtgtcaggttgtatttgTGGTATGTTTTTGCATATGATATCGTTAAATGAATGACAGAAGTTGAGGAAAAGCACCACTAGGCTAACTTCATTGTGAATACATCCTGATTTTAGGTCAGTGAATGGAAAAACAGAATTTGTACTGGAATGTAGGCTCACAAATCACTACTAAGGAAAGATTAGACTTGCACGTTTATGGAGGGGGGAAATAGCAAGATTACTAAAAAGTTCTTTTggattttcaaattaaaaacataTGACAAACTTTTTATACAGGCTTCAAAATGTACTAGATCTGGCTGGGATTAAGTTAATTTTCTGTATAGCATCTTCTGTGGTGCTGTGTTTTAGATTTCTGACCTAAACAATGCtaaccaccacaaaaaaaaaaaaaaaatctgatcaAGCAGATCAGATATGGATGTACTTTGAAAATACAGCCTGGTTCTAGGAATACTGCCACACTGCAGGCTTCACTGGATGTAAATTGGGTTTCTTAAAAAGTGCAAATAAGCATTGTGCCAACTGTACACTAGACTGAAAGATTCGTTGTTTCACATTTTGCTACGCAGATGTAATAATTTACCTCAAACACTTCTTTTTTAACTGCTTCTTTAACTGTAGATATCTTCCTCCTTAACTCACTTATTCTGCTTTGTGTTAGTGTAGTCAAATATTTCAGTCTGATTAAGAGATGAGATCTTGGTGTAGTCGATAATTTTAGAACACATTTTGGAACCCAGGCTTTCTGCTCAGGAACCATCCAAACGTTGCCTGACTGTAAAGTGATAACAGATACACAGATAACATCTTCCAGAGCTTCACCTGCGGCTTGAAAGGGGTGTGGAAGAGGTCAAATCCAAAACAATAAATACGTAGATGTAAATgattgctgggttttgttgaGATAAGCAGCAATTAAAATGCCGAACGTTCATTTCTGTTTAGTGGCCAGATCCCACCACCTGTAACCTGACAGCTTGTGTTTCCATTTTGCCTTTAGTAGGTGGAGAATGATACAAAGTGAAGCACTGGGAAGATGGGGAACAACTATATGTATATTGCTGCTGTAAAGTGATGAAAGAGTAATTTACAGCATTTTCAGTATTAATAGTTTTGTGAGACAGTTGCTTACAGTGAACTTCAGAGAAATGTTCTGGGGGGTTTTCTGCTTGAGAGACATGGTGTGCTTGGGGTTAGGCTGAATTGTCATGGAAAACACAGGCCCTGACAAGCTCAAGAAAGACACTTCAGGCCAAAGCTGTATTGAAGGGAAATGCAGGTTGTGCTACATTGGTTTTTTAATTCctgggttgttttgggttttttccagtcCTCAAGTCTGAATAAAAAGGAGGGCAAGTAGCACAAATGGACTGTTTCAAAGTAGGACTGCACAGTTCTGTGTGAGCCTTAATTAGATGCCTGAGTGAAAAATTCTTGCCTTAGTGTGTTGCAAGTATAACCCTTCCAGGTATCAGATAAGAATGTTACGTCTGTGGAGTTTATCTTATGAAAACACGCCATTAACTCCAAATGGATGCTTTGTGTAGCTCTGTTAGGCTGAAACCCATAAGGTTTCAATTGCTTTATGTTTGAATTCTCCTATTGCATACCAGGGTGCCTCTGGAGAGGTATGGTGAGCCGTAAGGAATGAGAAACCCTGATGAGAACCCTGATCATGCAGAGGAGGATATAGGGCTCCCCTGATTTCTTAGGGAGACTGCCAGCTTCTCCCTTGCATTCGTAAAGAGtgcccttttctttttccttgtttgtgTAAGAAGGTACTTGGATGCCTTCCATTTGTATCAAGTTAGATGATTATGTGCAGAATCTGATTACCTCCCAAGAAGTGTGAGAATTTCCAGAACAATTCTGCAGCTCACTACCCAGGGACACCATTGTGCAAAAGTGGTAATAAAGAATGATCTTTTCCTaatgaaaaagacaaaacaaactaGGCAGTAACTCAGAATGAAACAGTGTTCTGAATTTTAATGGCTTGTTTAGTATCAGAGAGGGCAAGGAGCTTTTGTTCTCTAATACCAGAACGGAGGGAGTGAATTCTGGTATGAAAGGGGTAACACCAGTATTGGAATAAGTGTGGTTTTAAAGTTCAGTTTTATTTTGTACAGGGACATCTCTAAATTTGCCATGCATTACATCATAGAAGAAATAGATGAAGATACGTCCATGGAAGATTTGCAGAAAATGATGATAGTAGCTCTCATCTACAGGTTATTAGTCTGCTTTTATGAGGTAACTACTCATGAACATTAACCCCTGTAATTAATAGTTGTGAGTTGTTGAAGAAACGGTTTTAAAAAGTAATGTTATCATTGGCCAATAAAGTAAATCCTCTTAACGGTATTTTGGATTATGGTGAAGCTTATGACATTCACATAGTCCTGAGGATAACCAAGTTTGGGAGACCTGTCAACAACACTGTAGTGTGTGGAATTAAAATAACCTTTCTTTCACAGATAATCTGTATTTGGGGAGCAGGTGGAGCAACCCCAGGAAAATTCTTACTTGGACTGCGAGTTGTGACGTGTGAAACTTCCGTACTTATTGCACCCAGCCGTGTGTTAGTCATTCCATCTTCCAATGTCAGCATGACAACGTAAGTGCTCCTGGCTCAGTCTCATTGTGTTCAGGTTTACAGTGTCCAAAGTGTGGGATTTGGAAGGAAGTTCACTGTTGCTTTATAGTTGACCTTTGCAATAATTAGACTGCAACAGCTATTGTCGGATTCTGTGATCTAAGAATAAAATGGTAATTATTCGGTCACATGGAGTATTTTTCAGGGTTGGTGGTTAAATCTCTAGAGCTCAACTTCTGTGCTGTGCAAAATTTGGGCACTAAACTTGGAAGTTTACTAATGTAAGCAGAAAAGTGAAGTAAGGCACTGAATGTTCTATTCTGATTTCAGGTCCACAGTACGAGCTTTGATCAAGAATTTTTCTATTGCATCATTTTTTCCTGCGTTCATTACACTGCTGTTTTTCCAGCATAACAGAACCGCCTATGATATTGTAGCAGGAACTATTGTGGTCAGAAGGAATGGAGTCAGATGATACCAAAAACTGGGATTTACGGACTGGTTCTGAACATCCCCTCCAAGCCCCAGTGAATAAAGACCTATCCCAGGACTGAAATTGAGGTGTCTGTTGGAATCTTTAGCCCTAATTTAAATAGGAACTGATTCAGAAGCTAAACAAAATGTATGGTTCCTGTATGATGCCAGCAACTGCCTTCAAAGTATTGGAGTTTTCATAGACGCCAAAGAAGTTTGTgagagaaaatacaaattaaatcCAGGAGTATTAACCTCTGACTGATGAGACAAAACCTTTAATTGCAAAAAGGAGCTGTGGAAAGCAGATCCGCAAGAATATGCCACCTTAAAAGAAACATTGCTCCTACAGTTTTGGATGTTGGCTGATAACTAGAAAATGAAGTTCTTTTCCAGGCAGTTGCCTGTCAAAGGATAAGGGGGAAGAAACCTGCAGTATTAGACAGCAAGGCAAATGATGTTAATTAAATTGCCATGTATTTAGAGAGATCAGCAGTGTTTATCAGTGTCTTTTATTATTGCTTCACAGATCATATTTCCTCACCTTTAAGTATTTTCTCACAACATTGATGTGAAAAGTTTTTTTGCATGATTGTCTCAAGCACTGTCACTTACTTCACTTGTCCAAGCTAATGAAGAAGTGAAACAATAGCTGCTTTTTCCTCTGGGAAGGGTATGTTACACTGCAGTGTTAGTGATCTGGTGTGTGTAAATAATTTGGAGCCAGCAACAGTACAGACCATGCTAATGAAAGGtaatttttttgcttctgtttggaGTGAAAGCACTTGTCTATTTCTTGCATATAATGCAGAGCAGAAGTGAATGTTTCAGGAGCATGCAGAAAACATTAACTGAAATGTGTTATGGGTGTAAATCTGCAGAAGTACAAATACTGGTTATTTCACTTTATCATTCTGTCTAATTGTTTGTATATTCAGAATAACTTAAATACTGAATAAAGAAACCTAATATTTTGCATGACTATATCGCTTCGATGATTCATTTATTCTCATGTTACTAGTATCTCAGGAAATTAATGTGAGCGGTATTAGTGTTTTACTGAACTCTTAAGTCAGAGTCTGGAACTCTTCAATCACAGTTTTTGTCATGTTCCTCTCTTAGAGACTTAACGTGCTGCTCAGTGGCTGCAGTTCTCGCCCTGCCTTCAGTTTTGCACCAGGGCTTGGGTGACAGTAGAAATGTTTGACAGCTCGGTTATCGCTCTTGTTTCCAGGTGTAATAACTTAATCAGGAATGTGTTCATATGCTGCAGTATTTTTGTTGGACAAATTGTGTTCTTTGTGTATGACTGTACTGTGCAtgcatttcagttttcatttggAATGATGATTCAGGACTAGATCCCGTGCTTATAGTTGCAGAGTGACATTTTGCCGTTGATTACGTATCCAGAATGAGGTCACTAACTTTTTAGATAActacttttaaatatttatttttgaagtaaaggaaaaaaaagttgtctGGGTTAGAAGTTGTTAGAGCCCTTGCTTAATCATTTTTGAATACTGCCAGGGGTGGTGATCCTACTACTTACATGGACAGCCTCTTCCAATGCTTGACAGCCCTTTCCATTAATGTTTTTTCCCCTTACATCCAGTCAACACCTCCTGACACCAACTTGAAGCCATTTTCTTGTCCTGCCACTTCTTACCTAGGATGAGAGACCAACTTCCCCCCACTCCCTGctcctctttttctccaggctgaacactcccactgccctcagctgctcctgacaGGGCTTGTGCTCCATTCTTTCAAAGACTTAAGCACTGAGGTCAGGCATGGTGATCAGCCTGATGAAAGCTAAAGCTATCAGAACCAACTTAAAATCCTTTCTAGGGTAATTTTTGCCTATTCACAACAagaactttttttctcttcactgtAGCAGTGACCTAAAAACTAGGATTcaaaagcaggggctgggggaggaagggaaaagcGACACTGCTGGCTAAAACTTTATTACTACCACTTCTGGTTTACAGGAAGGTATGTCTTACCCTGCAGAAGAATACCACCCTTATCACAGCAGGTTCAGAAAACAATTGCAATGCAAGAACAGAGAGCCTGTCCACAGAAATATGTATACattgtgctgctggctggcttTCAGTTTGTCTCATGCAAGGTGCGTCCCAGATGTGGCTTGTTTCTGCTGGAAGGACAAGTGCTTGGCAGGTGATTTAGGGCTAAGGGGGAGAAGGTGGAAATCTGTGGCATTTTTCACATGTAGACATCTGGAAACGGGTAATTGCAGTGATCCTTTCATGGCTACAGTGGCATGATCTGACTGCCTGAATAGCAgtggcagtgtgtgtgtgttttcaaAGTCGAGTTTCTGAGCATTTTCTGTTTCTAGAGAAAGAGATTGGGGCCCTGCACCTGAAAAGAGCAGTTAGCCTTTGCCCTCTTGTCACGTCCAGCTTGTGCTTGAAAGGCATCTCACCTCGtaccagcagcacctgcaggagCAGCGAGCACTGCTGGGAGGCATGGCAGAAGTGCCAGCCAAggccccagcagtgcctctgAAGACATTTACACCACTGACAGTGATGCAGGTCTCTGCCCTTCTAGCTGAGAGAAGAATTCATGTCTGAGGCAGAGATAGACTGCTGTGACTTGCTACAAATTCAGCTGTGGGTCCACAGATAAACAAGCATTTCCTCTGATTTTACTAGAATAATTTCTGTTCTCCAAGAAGTTCCTGTAACTGCTACAGAAGTGCCCACCCCCTATTACTCATTTCCAGTCTTCAGTTAGAACAGTGGTGAGTGTTTATAAACACTGGGTTGGGTTTCTTTAATAGCATCACAAAAAAATTAGCTGCAGTCAGCTGACACATTGACAAGCTGCTCCAAGCTTCAGCCTACAATAAAATTCTCCTTCCTAACAGGAGACTTCTAAATTTAAGATCCTCTAAAGTCAATGTGAAAAAGCAGAGGTTGAAGAAAGCACAAGACATTGCTCAGGCTGAGGGAACCACCTCCTACAGTTACAGCTGGGGATGCCTTTACAGAGAGTTAGAATTGCCAGGTAATATTTCGCAGTTTTTATTGATGGCATTTATCCCATGGTTTAACATGTTAATTATACTGTAATAAACATGGCTTTAATATTAAACTTTTCCTTATTATCCAAAGTCACCACAGTCCATTTcagtaaatataaaaatatatacttAATACTTTGTACAATACTGGTTTTTGGTCCAAACAAAAATGGATCAGAAAAGCCAATAAACTTACTTTAAGAATTCCCaattttaaagattttctaAATGGATTTAGGCAACTTTGAATAATGGGATTTACATAAAATCTGAGACAATACTAAACAAAAATGGCTGTaacacacaaaattaaaatttccattTCACAGATTTGTTATGCCAAAAAAGTACATAGAGAAACAAAATTGTATTTACACGTTTCATAATAAAATAACAAGGCGAGACAGGTGATAAAGGGCTGTAAGAATGAAAATATAGAAATAGCATATAATTATTAAATGAAGAACTACAGATCTAACAAGTCCTTAGCATGGATCATCCTTTAATCAATCTTCCCCTATCAGAAAATTTTAGTGCACAATACACCCAAACTCACTCACTTCACACATACACCAGCACAAACTCAGCATAGAAATCATTCGTTATCAACATTCTCTACTCTATACAGCATCCCTCGCTGCTATAATTACAATTTCGAGGCGTCAGTAAACGCGGATGAGCGCACGCAGTGGTGCGGATGAAGAGGTATCGACAAGCCATTCACTGTGCAGGCTCTACTCAGGGCTACAGCCAGACCATGCCGAGTCAGTGAAAGAAGTAACTTGAGACTTTTGCTTGAGAACAGCCTTGTTGCCAACTTTACTTGCTACCAAAAAAACGTAacggggagaggggagggaaggacaGGAAAGCTAAGTTTTATATTCCTTTAGGCAGATCTGACTTCCAACAAGCCAGCGTGAGGTACAATCCCAGTAACTCAACAATTCAGGGTAGTagctgaacatctcaggatagtaGCTGAACATTTCAGGATAGTAGCTGCTTCCAATGTTTTTGATGCTTTACCGATCAGGCGTTTACTTTCTACGTCTAACTGCAGTCTTTATCTTCCGACCAGCAACTGAAGGTCCAGAGGCAGAGAAAGCATTTTTCCCATTAGTCCTATTAAAAGAAATTAGTAGTTCAGAGTTTAGGACAGTGTAGCTGAAAATTCAGTAGCAGCACTGAGTAGATATTCCAGAACAACTGTTTCATAGTCTTGTCTCACTAGTTACCAGCTGGCAACAAGCAGCAAATGACGAACAGGACGAAAAGACTTCCAGAAACCAATTAAATCTCTCTCTTATTCAGAAGGTAAGCAGCAGCATAATGGCTGGATACGGGTTCTACCTTTCAAGAACAAGACAATCTCACATGTGTTGATGGGTGACATTCCTGACCGCTAGGCTCCTTTACAGATAGCGGTGCTTAGTTAGCCAGTCAGGCTAATAAAAGGAAGGATGCCAAATTTAGTTTCAAACTCTGAGGTTCATCTGAACACCTCATGATTTAACAGTAGTAGAGGCTGAACACTGTCCAATGATATTACCCAAAGCTCAAGGGAAATTCTGATACGGTCTCTTACCCCATTGTAAATGTTGGAGGCTGGTTGAATGAAAATCCTGAAGTGCCAGAAGgtggtgcaggagctgctgatgcAGGAGGATTTGCACCAAAAGTGAATACTCCTGGGTTATTTGGAAAGCTGAAATTAGTAGTATTACTTCCAAACTGGAATACAGAACCTGGGAAGATGGGGTGGAAGCAGAAGGAAGTAAGAAAGGTGAAATTAAAGTTCATCCTTTTCAGCAAAATCCTCATGTTCTTCCCCAGGTTTTACAGGTTGCTCAAGATGAAAAAGTTGGGGGGGTGCAGCAGAAGTGTCAGATTACTACAGAAACAGTTTACTGATTTCatagaattcacagaatgactaggttggaagagaccttcaagatcactgggccatgccctaacacctcaactaaaccatggcactgagtgccacatccagtctttttctaaacacatccagggacggtgactccaccacctccccgggcagaccattccagtactttatcatGCCTTCCATAAAAAACTttctcctaatatccaacctatatttcccttggcacagcttaaggctgtgtcctctcattctgtcagctgctgcctggagaaagagaccaacccccacctgactgcaaccacctttcagggagttgtagggAGTGacaaggtcacccctgagtctccttttctccaggctaaacacccccagctccctcagtcattcctcacagggcttgtgttcccagcccctcaccagcctcgttgccccctctggacatgctccagtgtctcaatgtccttcccaaagtgagggacccagaactggacacagcactcgaggtgtgccctcaccagtgctgggcacaggggcagaatgacccccctgctcctgctgcccacactattcctgatacaggccaggatgccattggccttcttggtcaccagggcacactgctggctcgtGTCCAGAAGCTGCCCAGcagtacccccaggtcctttctgcctgggcactgtccagccacaccatccccagcccataACGCTGCAGGGGGGTcattgtggccaaagtgcaggactggGCACTTGGACTTATTGAAGTTCATCCtactggactctgcccatccatccactCACACAGAATAAGGAATTTTTAAAGTGTTGGCACACTGATAATTAATTGCTTGCTAGCTTCCATGCCACCATTAGATTTATACCTGTGCATACTAAAGTTTATTAATCAAGTCTTAAATTGTAAATTTATATTCAGGTAAACTTTCCTGTGTTCATGCAAAGGGGACTTCCTTTCCTTTTATGTGCCAGCAGTACCTTGTctgaaaaaaccctaaacattCCAATCATCAAAGTAAACTAATAAGTAATACAGAAAATCCAGACAGGACTTTACCTTTGAAATGCTATCTGATTAATGAAAGATCAACTGAGTAATGTG is a window from the Passer domesticus isolate bPasDom1 chromosome 1, bPasDom1.hap1, whole genome shotgun sequence genome containing:
- the FAM8A1 gene encoding protein FAM8A1 — encoded protein: MEEVAEHGRAGAGAAAAMAEGGSAAGEEAADANAASSPPPRSPPEGGGTKPLSAAEYARRVHQWLWDSYCGYLGWQGCPPAFLAAAAAAQPPPPAAAAYYSPFYLFAPPPAHAASAGTGPRAPGAAAPAWPGAAGAVSPLPRAAAGSAGSGSGASRDTGRPAGREFLIPSLAHRFIAEMVDFFILFFIKATIILSIMHLSGIKDISKFAMHYIIEEIDEDTSMEDLQKMMIVALIYRLLVCFYEIICIWGAGGATPGKFLLGLRVVTCETSVLIAPSRVLVIPSSNVSMTTSTVRALIKNFSIASFFPAFITLLFFQHNRTAYDIVAGTIVVRRNGVR